The Camelina sativa cultivar DH55 unplaced genomic scaffold, Cs unpScaffold04515, whole genome shotgun sequence genome includes the window AACACCGGGCAAAAAAATTTGTTGCATAAACAAATACACATGCATGTGGAAGTCGACGACCAAGCCAAAGAATAAGATGATGAACACAATCATAGGTATGAAATCAAAGAACCAAGCCTTTTTTTCTTGGTCGAATTCGTAATATGGTATCTTAAAATCAGCTGCGGGTTTTGCCGTAGAGATTTGTGTAAACCAATTTGGTACGTTGCACAAGAATCATACTCAAGGCGGCTGCAATGAGGCAGAATCCAGACATTATGAGTGACGTCAAGAAGTAACAGATGGAACCTTGGCATCTCAGGACGTGGTCAGGATTGAACATGGACCCGTGAGCTTGATTCTCTGCTTCGCGGTCATAAATGGAACTTGCAATCAGACCCGAAAAGACCAAGGACCCAGCCGGGTTGGCAAGCGTCAGAAAATTGTATAAAGCTCCAAACTTCTTTAGGCCAAAGAGCTCAGAGGCAGTGGCTGGGACG containing:
- the LOC104774674 gene encoding protein NUCLEAR FUSION DEFECTIVE 4-like; translated protein: MSVGHIFFAYGWPGAMHIGTLLIGLGYGAHWAIVPATASELFGLKKFGALYNFLTLANPAGSLVFSGLIASSIYDREAENQAHGSMFNPDHVLRCQGSICYFLTSLIMSGFCLIAAALSMILVQRTKLVYTNLYGKTRS